The window CAGGTACGCCAGCACGATGATCAGCAGCGCCTGCACGACGGCCTGCAGCGCGTTGGCCAGCACCTTGCCCAGCAGCAGCGCGCCGCGGCTGACCGGCGTCACCCGGAACCGCTCGACCACGCCGGAGCGGTAGTCGGCCAGCAGGCCGAACCCGACGAACGAGCTGCCGAACAACGCCAGCTGGGCGGTCAGCGCCGGGGTGAGCAGCATCCAGCCGTCCACTTCGGACAGGCCCTGTGCCTGCATCGCCTTGACCATCAGGGGACCGAACAGGAACAGGTACAGCAGCGGCTGCATGAGCCCGATCATGACCCAGGTCGGGTTGCGCAGCGCCGCCTTCATGTCGCGGCGGAAGATCAGCCAGGTGTCACGCAGCACGGGTGCCCTCCTCGGCTTCGCGCAGCGAGCGCCCGGTCAGGGTCAGGAAGACGTCGTCGAGCGTCGGGCGGTGGACCTGCACCGACCGCATCGGGATGTCCTTCGCGTCGAGCGCGCGCAGCAGTTCCGGCAGCGCGACGTCGCCGCGCGGCACCCGGAACCGGACGAGCCCGTCGGCCGCGGACAGCTCGTGCGCGCCCGGCAGCCGTCCCGCGATCTCGGCGGCGTCCGCGCCCTGCTCCGGGTCCACGCCCACCTCGACGCGGTCGCCGTTGACGCGGGCCTTGAGCGCGTCCGGCGTGCCCTCGGCGACGATCCGCCCGTCGTCGATGACGATCAGCCGGTCCGACAGGGCGTCGGCTTCGTCGAGGTAGTGGGTCGTCAGGAAGACCGTGACGCCCTGCTCGGCGCGCAGCCGGCGGACGTGCTCCCACAGGTTGGCGCGGCTCTGCGGGTCGAGCCCGGTCGACGGCTCGTCGAGGAACACCAGGCCGGGCGAGTGGATCAGCCCGAGCGCGATGTCGAGCCGGCGGCGCTGGCCGCCCGAGAGCGTCCGGGTCAGCCGCTGGTCCAGCCCGGTCAGGTCGAGTTGCTCGGCCAGCTCGGCACCGCGCGCGATCGCGTCGGCCTTGCTCATCCGGTAGAGCCGTCCCTGCAGTTCGAGCTCGTCGGCGACCTTGGTCTCCGGCGAGCTGCCGCCGCCTTGGGCGACGTAGCCGATCCGCTCGCGCACCCCCAGCGGGTCGGTCAGCAGGTCGCGGCCGCCGACGGTCGCGGTGCCCGCGGTCGGCTTCAGCAGCGTGGTCAGCATGCGCAGCGTGGTCGTCTTCCCGGCGCCGTTCGGCCCGAGGAACCCGACGAGCTCGCCCGCTTCGACGTCGAGGTCGACGCCCTTCACCGCGTGTACTTCGCCCCCAGTGCGGCCCTTGCGGCGGAACCGCCGCTCGAGACCGCGTGCCGTGATCATGAGATCCCCTCTCGCAGGTAATCAAAGTTGACTAGCGGAAGCGGTCACTGTGCCCGAGAAAGGTCCGCTAGTCAAACTTGATTACCGAGCCGGTGGCTCGCCGAACGCGTCGCCGCGCTCGTCGGCCATCACGTACTCGCCCGCTTCCAGCCGGGCGATCAGGCCTTCGAGCCAGGCGAGGCTCGCGTCGGTGATGCCGCCCCACAGCCGGTACAGCTCACCGACGTGCTCGGGCGTGCCCAGCTCCATGCTCACCTTGATCTCTTCGAGCATCAGCTTCGCCTGCCGCTGCTCGGCCTCCAGGTGTACGAGCCGGTGCCGGAGCAGGTTGATCACGCGGGCGCGGGGGAAGGTCGTCATCAGCGAGATCGCGGCCGACAGGTCGGGGTGGTTGAGCTGGGGATCGGACAGCGCCTTCGCGAGCAGGACCTGGTACTCCTGCTCGCCGTCAC of the Amycolatopsis sp. NBC_01488 genome contains:
- a CDS encoding ATP-binding cassette domain-containing protein: MITARGLERRFRRKGRTGGEVHAVKGVDLDVEAGELVGFLGPNGAGKTTTLRMLTTLLKPTAGTATVGGRDLLTDPLGVRERIGYVAQGGGSSPETKVADELELQGRLYRMSKADAIARGAELAEQLDLTGLDQRLTRTLSGGQRRRLDIALGLIHSPGLVFLDEPSTGLDPQSRANLWEHVRRLRAEQGVTVFLTTHYLDEADALSDRLIVIDDGRIVAEGTPDALKARVNGDRVEVGVDPEQGADAAEIAGRLPGAHELSAADGLVRFRVPRGDVALPELLRALDAKDIPMRSVQVHRPTLDDVFLTLTGRSLREAEEGTRAA
- a CDS encoding PadR family transcriptional regulator, encoding MSATRLLVLGVVRMYGRAHGYQVRRELLSWSADKWANVQPGSIYHALKKMTAEDLLEQVDVEPGEGGPDRTAYRLTGDGEQEYQVLLAKALSDPQLNHPDLSAAISLMTTFPRARVINLLRHRLVHLEAEQRQAKLMLEEIKVSMELGTPEHVGELYRLWGGITDASLAWLEGLIARLEAGEYVMADERGDAFGEPPAR